A genomic region of Cotesia glomerata isolate CgM1 linkage group LG9, MPM_Cglom_v2.3, whole genome shotgun sequence contains the following coding sequences:
- the LOC123272250 gene encoding uncharacterized protein LOC123272250 — protein sequence MGWSKRGNGRSYDSLNGYGCIIGFLSGKVLDYGTCNRKCLLCDLGHPKEDHDCRLNFQGSAKAMEPTVGALFANNSSILKESGLKVRVLIGDEDSSTISAVRKGTTETMFKFSDSNHLHRLFSNDVYGLRLHHNEMRTKQVPEHILKCLSYAIAQNKGKSRELAAAMLSIPDHLFNHHENCGSWCHRAEPNSKQQTILLKNINLYNALKEIFTKYARSAEKFCIAASSQANESVNNIMAHKAPKNCCYSRSESADYRYASAICTKNEGDSHVMAVNEKLSLSPGKHTAFYTSRLDRTRLKRSNKSQLPSTKRRRLVLSKKRNDLKKKNERSEGIQYQSNCGFQNLPTYTVEELIDQASYVDFPNLISSDLSKLVYFDLETSGFNKTDEILQIAAQCDEYKFNVYITPTKEINFEASEHTGLKNINGQLYFWRDQVLTVCLEDALRAFKQFLSKLKEPCLLVAHNASFDISHLVRAFFKCDMINDFRMICGFSDSLPLFKKHFNERSGEGAFKLETLAKEFLQEESSGAFHEASYDVYVLKSLVCFYIANEDIFKNAKTYADSVNHVIEPRKINNKLPSLKPLKGTLKDGMLRKLAKESLTIEVLQKKFDEEGEEGLLSTLTLLKNGKPRITKNKRILAQILAFFKSKNKCD from the coding sequence ATGGGTTGGAGTAAACGAGGTAATGGGCGCAGTTATGACAGTTTAAATGGATATGGCTGTATCATCGGATTTTTAAGTGGGAAAGTTTTAGATTATGGAACTTGCAACCGTAAATGTTTGTTATGTGACTTAGGACATCCAAAGGAAGATCATGACTGCCGTTTAAATTTTCAAGGTAGTGCTAAGGCTATGGAGCCAACCGTTGGAGCTTTGTTTGCTAACAATAGCTCAATTTTAAAGGAGTCAGGCTTAAAAGTTCGCGTCTTGATAGGTGACGAAGATAGCTCAACAATATCGGCGGTGCGTAAAGGAACAACAGAGACaatgtttaaattttcagATAGTAATCATCTTCACAGATTATTCAGCAATGATGTGTATGGATTACGCTTACATCACAACGAGATGAGAACGAAGCAAGTTCCTGAACACATTCTTAAATGCCTCAGCTACGCCATCGCTCAGAACAAAGGCAAAAGTCGTGAGCTTGCTGCTGCAATGCTTTCAATACCTGATCATCTATTTAATCACCATGAAAATTGTGGCTCGTGGTGTCATCGTGCTGAACCGAACTCAAAACAGCAAACAATtttgctcaaaaatataaatttatataacgCACTAAAGGAAATTTTTACCAAATATGCACGAAGTGCAGAAAAGTTTTGCATTGCTGCTTCCAGTCAGGCAAATGAAAGTGTTAATAACATAATGGCGCACAAAGCACCAAAAAATTGTTGCTACAGCCGCAGTGAATCCGCTGACTATCGATATGCTAGTGCAATTTGCACGAAAAATGAAGGGGACTCGCACGTCATGGCtgtcaatgaaaaattatctttatcaCCCGGCAAACACACAGCATTTTACACAAGTCGACTTGACAGGACTAGACTTAAAAGATCTAACAAATCTCAGCTACCTTCTACAAAGCGTAGGAGACTAGTACTTAGTAAAAAACGAAACgatttgaaaaagaaaaatgaaagGTCGGAAGGAATTCAATACCAAAGCAATTGtggttttcaaaatttaccaACATATACTGTTGAAGAACTCATTGATCAAGCTTCCTACGTAGATTTTCCCAACTTAATATCATCAGACTTATCTAAGCTCGTATATTTTGACTTAGAGACGTCAGGCTTTAATAAAACTGATGAAATTTTGCAAATAGCAGCGCAATGTGATGAGTACAAATTCAATGTTTATATTACGCCAAcaaaggaaataaattttgaagctTCTGAACATACTGGATTGAAAAACATTAATGGACAACTTTACTTCTGGCGTGATCAAGTATTAACAGTGTGTTTAGAAGATGCTTTGCGTgcatttaaacaatttttgtcAAAGCTGAAAGAACCTTGTCTACTCGTTGCGCATAATGCTTCATTCGACATTTCTCATTTGGTACGagctttttttaaatgtgataTGATAAATGACTTTAGGATGATTTGTGGTTTTAGCGATAGTCTACCGTTGTTTAAGAAACATTTCAATGAAAGAAGCGGTGAAGGGGCATTTAAATTAGAAACACTGGCTAAAGAGTTTTTACAAGAAGAGTCTTCTGGAGCTTTTCATGAAGCATCTTACGACGTGTATGTTTTGAAATCACTTGTATGTTTTTATATTGCTAATgaggatatttttaaaaatgctaAGACTTATGCTGACTCTGTTAACCATGTTATTGAACCACgaaagattaataataaattaccttCACTGAAACCACTAAAAGGTACTTTAAAAGATGGTATGCTACGGAAATTGGCGAAAGAGAGTCTAACAATTGAagtgttacaaaaaaaattcgatgaaGAAGGAGAGGAAGGTCTGCTCAGCACTTTGACTTTGCTCAAAAATGGCAAGCCGCGAATAACCAAAAATAAACGTATACTTGCACAAATTTTAGCTTTCTttaaatccaaaaataaatgTGATTAA
- the LOC123272249 gene encoding uncharacterized protein LOC123272249: MSDKLRYKGKFIKKKVLKKRLQLISSIKKGRVQKMSVNDDCNLKVGKRIVDIDVLADNLIFDTGKFHASNDKNKRADINTKVVLGAIHAGIGCKALNKVLACANLPNISSALYKRYEREVGPAIEAVAKESCKSAAEEERGLVIKKIDELCKKL; the protein is encoded by the exons ATGTCTGATAAATTAAGGTATAAAGGAAAATTTATCAAGAAGAAGGTTTTAAAAAAACGTTTACAACTTATCAGTTCAATCAAGAAAGGTCGTGTACAAAAAATGTCAGTGAATGACGATTGTAACCTTAAAGTTGGAAAACGTATAGTCGATATTGATGTATTGgctgataatttaatat TTGATACTGGTAAATTTCATGCTTCCAATGATAAAAACAAGCGTGCAGATATAAACACAAAAGTTGTATTGg GTGCCATACATGCTGGAATTGGATGTAAAgctttaaataaagttttagcCTGTGCCAATTTACCAAACATTTCAAGTGCTTTATATAAACGCTACGAACGAGAAGTAGGGCCAGCTATAGAGGCTGTGGCCAAAGAAAGCTGTAAATCCGCGGCTGAAGAAGAACGAGGATTAGTTATTAAGAAAATCGACGAGTTGTGTAAAAAGCTGTAA
- the LOC123272248 gene encoding uncharacterized protein LOC123272248, producing MNEVEEVHDIHRQIKDLGVLLERCKHLFYADDLVVYLICKPCDIESSVRILNEEIAIILKWCIINGLKLKPNKTKTVIFGSAQKLADVQCEVIPNIVVNDTIVDYCKSVKYLGVILQDTLTWSLQITEVCKSSMRVLAQLKMNGDVFSLPVRKRLVTTLIYPIFDYCAAIYTDITGQQQTRLQRKLNACVRYIFKISKYEHVTQYYTELRWLTLSSRRKFFLSCLIYKALYLNQKPLIRRDLEILEPRLRGGDIRQDYLELPVYHSAKYEKSFLISAVKIWNQLPADCTTLPTFMEFRTACYEYFLQSDRS from the exons ATGAATGAGGTGGAGGAAGTTCATGATATTCACAGGCAAATTAAAG ATTTGGGTGTATTACTTGAGCGCTGTAAGCACTTGTTTTATGCTGATGATTTGGTTGTCTACTTAATATGTAAACCTTGTGATATAGAAAGCTCTGTTAGAATTCTGAATGAGGAAATTGCTATAATTCTGAAGTGGTGTATTATAAACGGTCTTAAACTAAAGCCTAACAAAACAAAGACAGTGATTTTTGGATCAGCACAAAAATTGGCTGATGTTCAATGTGAAGTGATTCCAAATATAGTTGTAAATGATACTATAGTTGACTATTGTAAATCAGTAAAGTATCTAGGAGTCATACTTCAAGACACTCTAACTTGGTCCTTACAAATTACTGAGGTTTGCAAAAGTAGCATGAGAGTACTTGCACAGTTAAAGATGAATGGAGATGTTTTTTCATTGCCTGTTCGGAAAAGATTGGTCACTACTCTAATTTATCCTATTTTTGATTATTGCGCGGCTATTTATACTGATATTACAGGTCAACAACAGACTAGACTTCAGAGAAAATTAAATGCTTGTGTacgatacatttttaaaatatcaaagtaTGAACATGTTACCCAATATTATACTGAGCTTCGTTGGCTGACACTTAGTTCTAGgcgaaaatttttcttatcgtgTCTTATTTATAAAGCATTGTATCTTAATCAAAAGCCTCTAATTAGGCGAGACTTAGAAATTCTTGAGCCTCGCCTACGTGGAGGAGATATTCGTCAAGACTATCTTGAGTTACCGGTTTATCATTCAGCGAAGTATGAAAAATCATTCTTGATATCTGCGGTTAAAATCTGGAATCAATTACCAGCTGATTGTACGACGTTACCAACATTTATGGAGTTTCGAACTGCttgttatgaatattttttacaatctgatAGATCATAA